In a genomic window of Stakelama saccharophila:
- a CDS encoding IS701 family transposase, giving the protein MDGDWQADLEEWLAPYLEGLGNKTRRRMCPAYIAGLIGPGDRKSIQPMAARSDAVSYDRLHHFIGAGLWDSAPLEKTLWSQANELVGGDKAWLIIDDTALPKKGKASVGVAPQYATALGKNANCQTLVSMTLASGEVPVMLSLRLFLPESWTSDTARMARAGVPEPLQSYRTKPEIAIEQIDRAIAAGVRFGCVLADAGYGLSAPFRQALSARDLCWAVGIPRHQKVYPADVQLIFPVANRGRPRVRHVPDAKSRAAHAMLEDEKWRKVSWRRGTKGRLVARFAAMRVRIADGAPQRIGSAGAQHMPGEEAWLVGEHRSNGERKYYLSNLPADTPIRDLAGAIKARWICEQAHQQLKEELGLDHFEGRSWTGLHRHALMTMMAYAFLQTRRLAQAGRKKSPRPATSAQSAGSSTSHP; this is encoded by the coding sequence ATGGATGGGGACTGGCAGGCAGATCTGGAGGAGTGGCTCGCGCCATATCTGGAAGGTCTGGGGAATAAGACGCGGCGGCGGATGTGCCCGGCCTATATTGCCGGCCTAATTGGGCCAGGCGATCGAAAGAGCATCCAGCCCATGGCGGCGCGCTCGGATGCTGTTTCTTATGATCGGCTACATCATTTCATCGGGGCAGGCCTGTGGGACAGCGCCCCGCTGGAAAAGACTTTGTGGAGCCAAGCAAACGAACTGGTCGGCGGCGACAAGGCCTGGCTGATCATCGACGACACTGCGCTGCCGAAAAAGGGCAAGGCATCCGTTGGGGTCGCGCCCCAATATGCCACAGCGTTGGGCAAGAACGCGAACTGCCAGACGCTGGTGTCGATGACTCTGGCCTCGGGGGAGGTGCCGGTCATGCTGAGCTTGCGGCTGTTCCTGCCGGAAAGCTGGACCAGTGACACGGCCCGGATGGCGCGGGCCGGCGTGCCCGAGCCTTTGCAGAGCTACCGTACCAAGCCCGAGATCGCCATCGAGCAGATCGACCGAGCCATCGCCGCCGGGGTTCGCTTCGGCTGCGTGCTGGCGGATGCGGGCTATGGCCTATCGGCGCCGTTCCGGCAGGCATTGAGCGCACGGGATCTTTGCTGGGCCGTCGGCATTCCCCGCCACCAGAAGGTCTACCCGGCCGACGTGCAACTGATCTTCCCGGTGGCGAACCGCGGGCGACCGCGGGTGCGGCACGTGCCGGACGCCAAATCCCGGGCCGCACACGCCATGCTCGAAGACGAGAAGTGGCGTAAGGTAAGCTGGCGCCGGGGAACGAAAGGACGCTTGGTCGCGCGCTTCGCCGCTATGCGTGTGCGCATTGCCGATGGCGCACCGCAACGGATCGGTTCCGCCGGAGCCCAGCACATGCCCGGCGAAGAGGCATGGCTGGTGGGCGAGCATCGCTCGAACGGCGAGCGAAAATACTATCTCTCGAATTTACCAGCCGACACCCCAATCCGGGATCTGGCCGGCGCGATCAAAGCGCGCTGGATCTGCGAGCAGGCACACCAGCAGCTCAAGGAAGAGCTTGGTCTCGACCACTTCGAGGGGCGCTCCTGGACCGGGCTGCATCGTCACGCACTCATGACGATGATGGCATATGCCTTCCTTCAAACCCGCAGGCTCGCTCAGGCGGGACGGAAAAAAAGTCCCCGGCCCGCCACCTCAGCCCAGTCTGCCGGCAGTTCGACAAGCCATCCTTGA
- a CDS encoding O-antigen ligase family protein codes for MQTRRSSAARFRRPGLPLILLVLLLGALWIAGGTSRPDQLGQVVVRFASVAVIVIALLFCGRPAFSETKPLWWFLAASAALAVLQLIPLPPSIWQSLPGREWMSQAAVIAGHEQPWRPISIVPSLTWNALFSLLVPTATLLLLSLLGEEDRRRLPTVMLILITAAMLLGLMQFSGSHFDNPFIDDVGSVSGPFANRNHFALILAFGCLLAPVWGILDRHNLTWRAPIAIGLLLLFLLTALASGSRVGMALAALSVPIAMFIVRDHVSKAFRHFPKWLFPAAVLAVLALVAVVVILAVSVDRASSIDRAFAMTTTEDLRLRALPEVLNITDVYFPVGTGLGSFDPIFRIHEPFALLKPSYFNRAHNDFLEIAIEGGALGIFLAIAAGVWWISASITAWKPNAGTTAPSLRCGSAILLLVFFASAFDYPSRTPLMMALIVVAGYWLGRRRQKFDENHAVV; via the coding sequence ATGCAGACGCGCAGATCATCCGCCGCACGATTCCGCCGCCCCGGACTTCCGCTGATATTGCTGGTGCTGCTCCTGGGCGCCCTGTGGATCGCCGGCGGCACGTCGCGGCCCGATCAACTGGGGCAGGTGGTCGTCCGGTTCGCATCGGTCGCGGTGATCGTGATCGCCCTGCTGTTCTGCGGCAGACCCGCCTTTTCGGAGACGAAGCCGCTCTGGTGGTTTCTGGCCGCCTCCGCGGCGCTGGCCGTTTTGCAACTCATCCCGCTGCCACCCAGCATCTGGCAGAGCCTGCCGGGGCGCGAATGGATGTCGCAGGCCGCCGTGATTGCCGGGCACGAACAGCCCTGGCGGCCGATCTCGATCGTGCCGAGCCTCACCTGGAATGCGCTGTTCTCGCTTCTGGTGCCGACCGCGACGCTGTTGCTGCTGAGCCTTCTCGGCGAAGAGGATCGCCGCCGCCTGCCGACAGTGATGCTGATCCTCATCACCGCAGCAATGCTGCTCGGGCTGATGCAGTTCTCGGGCTCGCATTTCGACAATCCGTTCATTGATGATGTGGGCTCAGTCAGCGGCCCCTTCGCCAACCGCAACCACTTCGCGTTGATCCTCGCGTTTGGCTGCCTGCTGGCGCCGGTCTGGGGCATCCTCGACCGCCACAATTTAACGTGGCGTGCTCCGATTGCGATCGGGTTGCTGCTGTTGTTTCTGCTGACCGCGCTGGCAAGTGGATCGCGAGTGGGGATGGCATTGGCTGCCCTGTCGGTTCCGATCGCGATGTTTATAGTGCGCGATCACGTGAGCAAGGCATTTCGTCACTTTCCGAAGTGGCTGTTTCCCGCCGCGGTCCTGGCGGTGTTGGCGCTGGTAGCTGTTGTCGTGATTCTTGCCGTCTCGGTAGACCGAGCGTCGTCGATTGACCGCGCTTTTGCCATGACTACAACAGAAGATCTCCGTCTCCGCGCGTTGCCGGAAGTACTGAACATAACCGATGTATATTTCCCGGTTGGTACAGGGCTTGGCAGCTTTGATCCGATCTTCCGGATCCACGAACCGTTTGCGCTGTTAAAGCCTAGCTACTTCAACCGCGCGCACAACGATTTTCTCGAAATAGCCATTGAAGGTGGTGCCCTTGGAATTTTTCTTGCTATAGCGGCGGGCGTATGGTGGATCTCGGCCAGTATAACGGCTTGGAAGCCCAATGCCGGGACGACTGCGCCATCTCTGAGGTGTGGTTCGGCAATTTTGCTTTTGGTATTTTTCGCTAGCGCGTTCGACTATCCAAGTCGAACACCTTTGATGATGGCGTTGATCGTCGTGGCCGGTTATTGGTTGGGTCGTCGTAGGCAGAAGTTCGATGAGAATCATGCCGTAGTATAG
- a CDS encoding DUF3667 domain-containing protein, with protein MTGGIEAAGDIATGALIGRAIEPSHGEYAGDGGGGLCLNCGTRLSGPHCHRCGQSAHVHRSLGAIGHELLHGVLHFEGKLWRTLPLLAWHPGRLTRRYIAGERARFVTPMALFLFSVFTMFAVFMVLGISAPAELNGSAQVRAGVDYARDQARDNRKELIAKRDEAAAGSAERQQVERQLRDVEESLSTLDRVAPGLQTASGGEAHTGWKRLDHGIEKWQKNPGLMLYKLQSSSYKFSWLLIPISLPFMWLLFFWKRGVHMYDHAVFVTYSIAFMSLLFIGITIAAAVGVNATVLAIAGTVIPLWHVHRQLKEAYGLTWFSALWRELVLLVFMGIIALLFVLALLMLGMLG; from the coding sequence ATGACCGGGGGGATCGAAGCAGCGGGCGACATCGCCACCGGCGCGCTGATCGGGCGCGCCATAGAGCCGTCGCACGGCGAATATGCGGGCGACGGCGGCGGCGGTCTATGCCTAAACTGCGGAACCCGGCTGTCGGGTCCGCACTGTCATCGCTGCGGGCAGAGCGCCCATGTCCATCGATCGCTCGGCGCGATCGGTCACGAACTCCTACATGGGGTGCTTCACTTCGAGGGCAAGCTCTGGCGCACCTTGCCGCTGCTCGCCTGGCATCCCGGCCGGCTGACCCGGCGCTATATCGCGGGCGAGCGTGCGCGCTTCGTGACGCCGATGGCGCTGTTCCTGTTTTCCGTCTTCACGATGTTCGCGGTGTTCATGGTGCTCGGCATCAGCGCGCCGGCGGAGCTGAACGGATCGGCGCAGGTGAGGGCGGGCGTCGATTATGCCCGCGACCAGGCCCGCGACAATCGCAAGGAACTGATCGCGAAGCGCGACGAAGCCGCGGCGGGATCTGCCGAACGGCAGCAGGTCGAGCGGCAGTTGCGCGATGTCGAGGAGAGCCTGTCGACGCTCGACCGCGTCGCTCCGGGTCTCCAGACGGCGAGCGGCGGCGAAGCGCATACCGGGTGGAAACGGCTCGACCACGGCATCGAGAAATGGCAGAAGAACCCCGGGCTCATGCTCTACAAGCTGCAGTCGAGCAGCTATAAATTCTCCTGGTTGCTGATCCCCATTTCGCTGCCCTTCATGTGGCTGCTCTTCTTCTGGAAGCGCGGCGTGCACATGTACGATCACGCGGTGTTCGTGACCTATTCGATCGCGTTCATGTCGCTGCTGTTCATTGGCATCACGATCGCGGCGGCGGTTGGTGTCAACGCGACGGTGTTGGCGATCGCCGGCACGGTGATCCCGCTCTGGCATGTCCACCGCCAGCTCAAGGAAGCCTATGGGCTCACCTGGTTTTCCGCGCTGTGGCGCGAGCTGGTGCTGCTGGTGTTCATGGGCATCATCGCGCTCCTGTTCGTGCTCGCGCTCCTGATGCTCGGGATGCTGGGGTGA
- a CDS encoding glutamate-5-semialdehyde dehydrogenase — protein MNATATPITDSQSPEAIVADMGRRARTAAKTLATMSSADKAAALKQAAAAIRADADAIKQANATDMENGEAKGLTPAMLDRLKLDDDRIEGIAAGVAAVAGLEDPVGTVVSTSERPNGLKMQRVRVPIGVIGIIYESRPNVTADAGALCAMSGNAAILRGGSEAIESNRAVHKALVKGLTEGGMPADAVQLVPTTDRAAVGAMLTSAGVIDLIVPRGGKSLVARVQDEAKVPVLAHLDGINHTFIDKDAKPEMARDIVVNAKMRRTGVCGALETLLIDRAYPDPAPLIAALSESGCEVRGDADAQKLGANIAAANDEDWDTEYLEPIVSVKFVDGLEGAMAHIAQHSSGHTDAIVTENKDTADKFLAAVDSAIVMWNASSQFADGGEFGLGAEIGISTGRLHARGPVALEGLTTYKWVVHGTGQTRP, from the coding sequence ATGAACGCCACCGCCACGCCCATCACCGACAGCCAGAGCCCGGAGGCCATCGTCGCCGATATGGGCCGGCGCGCCCGCACCGCGGCAAAGACGCTCGCCACCATGTCGAGCGCCGACAAGGCCGCCGCGCTGAAACAGGCCGCCGCCGCGATCCGCGCGGATGCGGATGCGATCAAGCAGGCCAATGCGACGGACATGGAAAATGGCGAGGCCAAGGGCCTCACGCCCGCCATGCTCGACCGGCTGAAGCTCGACGACGACCGGATCGAGGGCATCGCCGCCGGCGTCGCGGCGGTGGCCGGCCTGGAAGACCCGGTCGGCACCGTCGTGTCGACCAGCGAGCGGCCCAACGGGCTGAAGATGCAGCGCGTGCGCGTGCCGATCGGCGTCATCGGCATCATCTATGAAAGCCGCCCGAACGTCACCGCCGATGCCGGCGCATTGTGCGCGATGTCGGGCAATGCCGCCATTCTGCGCGGCGGATCGGAAGCGATCGAGAGCAACCGCGCGGTGCACAAGGCGCTGGTGAAGGGCTTGACCGAGGGCGGTATGCCCGCCGACGCCGTGCAGCTCGTCCCAACGACCGACCGTGCCGCGGTCGGCGCGATGCTCACCTCGGCGGGCGTCATCGACCTGATCGTGCCGCGCGGCGGCAAGAGCCTGGTCGCGCGCGTGCAGGACGAGGCGAAGGTTCCGGTGCTCGCCCATCTCGACGGCATCAACCACACCTTCATCGACAAGGATGCGAAGCCCGAAATGGCACGCGACATCGTGGTCAACGCGAAGATGCGGCGCACCGGCGTGTGCGGCGCGCTGGAGACGCTGCTGATCGACCGCGCCTATCCGGACCCGGCGCCGCTCATCGCCGCCTTGTCCGAATCCGGCTGCGAGGTGCGCGGCGATGCGGACGCGCAAAAGCTGGGCGCCAATATCGCCGCCGCCAATGACGAGGATTGGGATACCGAATATCTCGAGCCGATCGTGTCGGTGAAGTTCGTCGACGGGCTCGAGGGCGCGATGGCGCATATCGCCCAGCACAGTTCCGGCCATACCGACGCGATCGTGACGGAGAACAAGGACACCGCCGACAAATTCCTGGCCGCCGTCGATTCGGCGATCGTGATGTGGAACGCCTCCAGCCAGTTCGCCGATGGCGGCGAGTTCGGGCTCGGCGCGGAAATCGGCATTTCGACCGGTCGCCTGCACGCCCGCGGCCCCGTGGCGCTGGAAGGGCTCACCACCTATAAATGGGTCGTGCACGGCACCGGCCAGACGCGGCCGTAA